The sequence GAGTATTGGTCTCAAAACCACATCTTGACCAAAGTGCTTCCATTGTTTTCCAGGCTTGCAGGATGGGGAGTAGGGGGACTCCCCAGAGCACACAGACCAGGAAGTCCTAATGTTTTTGACCTGGAAAGGTTGAATctgtagaaagaaaataaagtggagCCTCAGCACAGGAATTATTTAAGTGACCCCTATATCCTTCCCACTAAGATGGTCCTTCCACCACCAAGTCCTAGGTCCCCTGGGATAAGTAGAGAGCCTTGTGCTGGAATAGTTGAAACACTGCTGGCCTTTGATGTAGGAATCAAGACAAAATCCAGGCTTTTCACAGGCttgtctctgctgccctctgaTAAAATCAGAATATTGGGCTAGATTGACATCTATGCATCttactagagttccctgtggttcCAGATAACTTAGCCAATCGGGGCCATAACCACAGCAACATTCTCTGAATGCAAACAGTACTTCAAgtcttaaaaatcacttttacatTTAGTATCGCCATGGATATAATTgcgtccattttacagatggggaaactgaggtcaagGATGAAATAGTCAGTTGCTCCTAGTCACACAGTCAGTCACAGGCAGAGATGATATTCAAAGATAGAACTTTTGCCTCTTGTATCATGCTCCTTCCTCGTGCCTTATTCCAAGAAGCTTTCCTTCCTAGGACCCAGCACGGCCTGTCATAGGTGCCTCCTGGGACTTGTCTAGAAAACTCTAAGGGGTGAAGGTCATTGAAGGGCAGAGGATCTGCTTGGGGAATGGGGAAGTACTGGAAGATGTCAAGCAACCTCTTTCACATACAAAGGTACCATTAGGTTGAGAGCATATTAAGGTCCAGGGGGATGTGGAGCTTGTTAGATCTTCTCACCTTTCACCGGCAGGACACATGAATTCCCACACGGACCCCTGCAGCACTTGAAACCATTCAGGCAGTGGCTGTCGTTCTGGCAGTCGTCTACAGGGTTGCGCCTCTCACAGCGGCCGGTGACCACTGGACACCTCCCAGGAGTGACTTTAACTGATGAAAACAAAGTCACAATTCAGAGGCTTCACCCCGTGGGACATCACCCAAATTCCCAACTCCATCTTCACCTCATACATGGAAATTGGTTCTTCCCCAACTTCAGGATCCAATCTGAGGCTGGTGCATGTCCTAAAGAAGACTCTCTCCCGCCAATGGGACCCCGACCAGTGTCTGACATACGTGTGTCTAATGGACAGACTGATTCATGAGCTGACTGACCTGCTGGCTGACGGGCTCACTAACTGGCCTACTGTCTACCTGAGAAAACAGAGCTGGTAGAGGGGGTGGAGAAACCCTGACTCTATCCCATCCGCCACCTCAGTTCAGACGAGCCCCCTCCACTTGCCCAAGAAGCATGTCCTCAAGCTCAGACCTCCCTGATCCCCCTTTCCAGGACTGGACTTCCTCACCTGGCTTTGACGTGTCTACAGGATCCATGCATTTGATGCCACAAACATCCTGGCAGCATTTCTTCCTCTTCGGACACTGCCAGTCACTGTGGCATTCAGGGGGTTCATATACTAAGCACATTGCAGGGCGTATGAAAGGACAGGCTCCACGTTTACCTTTTTCTGAAGGGTAAGaacaaaggaggaagaagaaactgGTGCTGAGTCATGATCACAATCCTGCAGAAGGAGCCAGGGGAGGACAGAAACCTAACCCAAGTAGCTGACCCCAGAGGAATGAAGGGAGCCATTAGGATTCCAGTTTCAAGGCCAGTGTGGGACAGTGCCAAGCGCAGCCAAACCCTCAACCAAGAGGGAGTCAATGGGAAAGAAGGTATAGATGGTGGTGTGCCACTAGATCTTTCAAGAGGGAGACTTTGTGGAGTTTGCCAGTTTCCCTGGTATAAATATTCCCACTATTCCTTatttcaagctaccaatgtgACATCAACCACCTCACAGAAGTCTTGAAGATTTCACAATCAGCTATTGCATGTCTGTATAAGTCAGCCCCGGGGAGTGCTGAACAGAGTTCATGGTCACGTATTCCCGGCCCAGGGCTGGCTGGGAGGCAGAAAGAGACAGTGACAGCAAGAGAGGCCACTCATTCGAGATTAGACAAAGGAGAACAGATCAACTGAGAAGCAAATAGAGAGTGCTATTTGCTTCTCAGCAAATAGAAAGAGAGTGACcattaacaacagcaacaaaaacacatgaagagaaacagagaacaatCTGGAAAATTAAAACTGATAGTGACCAAAATAATgtgacagaggaaaaaaaaacagtaaagaaggagctatggagaaataaaaataagaaatacagggGCTTATTTCTGGATGCACAGAAACTCTCTTAGTTGAAGTCCTCAGAGACATGCTTGAAATTAAGGGCCATAGGCCATTGGAAAGAGGGCTTCAAGGCCAGCCCCCGGGGCTAAAAAGAAGAGGTTATTCCCACGCTGAGCCGTCACTGACTTTGGTATCTGGGTATGGCCTGAGAGAGTTCAACTCACCTTTGGGAGCACCTTCCACAGCCCAGGGCATCAGGAATCCAAAGGCAAATATCACCAGGAAGACGATAAGGCCGATGGACTTCATCTTGAGGGCAGGTGGGGTGGTGGTGACCGGTGTCAGCCTCACCCTTTATACCCACTCCGATGGGTGTGTCCCACAGGAACTGCCCTGAGTTCTCTCAGCTGCTGTTTCCTCAGCAGGAAATTCAGGTGAGgacagtgaccacaccatccaGAGTGTTGCTGGCTCTTTCCTGCCCTTATGCAAGAGCGTGAGGACTAGGAAGGGGATTGAAGGACTTGGAGCGGGTGGTGTCAGAAAGCCACTTGGGAACACGTTAGGGGACCCTGAATCACCCTCCTTTGGGgagcagtgggggaggggcaaaGAGGGCCAAACAGGACATTACaaaggaacttgttagaaatccGGAACCATGGCCTCTCAAAGTGCCATGACTTTCCTACAAGGACGCTGGAGGATTGCCACATTTGTTACCACATTACCCAGGGTCACTCCCTTCCCTAAAGGGCAGGTGACATTTTCTCTCGTTCTCTCCTGACGTATTACCATGTAGTACTTGCAGTGCCCGGCACACAGGGAATCTTGGCTGAATGACAGTGGAGAGGGGACAGCAAGCaaaacctctctgggcttcagcttTCCCAGCTGTGAAGTGGGGATAATAGTAACGGACTAGATCACAGAGGGGGAACTTGAGTTGAAAAGAGTGGAAGGAAGTTGAAGGATGAACACACTACCTGTTAGCAGAATGGAAGTGAGACTGATGCAAAGTCAGTGACATTGGAGCCCTGTTTCCTGACATAAACCGATGGGGCTCTTCTTAGCAGTCAGTTGAAGAGCCAGTTGAAACAGGTGTGTCATTTCATATGCTCAAAAAATCCTCTCACACCCCAGAGTCATCCTCACTGCTCTTGCATGATCATAATGGACATTTATTGTACACTGGCTACATGATGAGAAGTTTAAACAATTCTAAATAGCAaaattgccggcagaaatatcaataacctcagatatgcagatgacaccacccttacggcagaaagtgaagaggaactcaaaagcctcttgatgaaagtgaaagtggagagtgaaaaagttggcttaaagctcaacattcagaaaacgaagatcatggcatctggtcccatcacttcatgggaaatagatggggaaagagtgaaaacagtgtcagactttatttttaggggctccaaaatcactgcagatggtgactgcagccatgaaattaaaagacacttactccttggaagaaaagttatgaccaacctagatagcatattgaaaagcagagacattcctttgccaagaaaggtctgtctagtcaaggctatggtttttccagtggtcatgtatggaggtgagagtgggactgtgaagaaggctgagcaccaaagaattgatgcttctgaactatggtgttggagaagactcttgagagtcccttggactgcaaggagatccaaccagtccattctgaaggagatcagccctgggatttctttggagggaatgatgctaaagctgaaactccagtactttggccacctcatatgaagagttgactcattggaaaagactctgatcctgggagggattgggggcaggaggagaagggaacgacagaggatgagatggctggatggcatcactgactcaatggacgtgagtgtgagtgaacaccaggagttgatgatggacagggaggcctggcgtgctgcgattcatggggtcgcagagtcggacacgactgaactgaactgaactgatagagcaaAAGTAAGCCTGTTAAGgtgaaaccaagaaaaaaaaaatgcatgaaataCAGAAAGTAGAATGTAGGAGAGGAAAAGAAGGTACCCTCATGATGGTGACAGAAGATCCCAGAGTGAGAGCTGAGTGCCAGAAATGCAGATAGAACAAAGTAGAGGTTATGTGGGGTGAAGGAAGCTGGGAGGGACAACATAGGGGTATGGGACTaagtgtgcgtgctaagtcatttcagttgtgtctgactctttgcaaccctatattctgtagcccgctaggctccatctgtctataggattctccaggcaagaatatgggagtgggttgctgttgggggccagcgtgaggcactccgcccatggcaaaggtcatgaggaaggaggctcgacatacgcaaaggcgggatcgagcctcaggagtccccctggaaatcctcgagcatctacccccataaccagagcctgcctactttactactttgtgctctcacctacacctctggctttacggggggctgtcccccaccacctctttcggagaaggagttaacttagagctccagttaataataattcctgggcgtgataggagtgttttaacctacaaactcctctgaaggttctctagcctgcctgacaggcttgtccggctacatgtgattgctcacagcctcccaactgtgacaggcacgagatgctttaaaccttctaaaaacaggttccttagagaagttagaaaattattagtataagtataatgggctgattagaaattgtattggtgaagggttttttcatttgttgagccaatgtttgttgctaagtctccatatcccctgcccttacacacattaatgaatatataaaagaaataagtattaacctttgatatcaatcacgttagaccttaggctaagtaaattctttccttaactaaaacccactacaccctcaccctataggaatgtaactttatttgggtggcgtctgttttaagaataatcacccctggagaaataagtgtcctggttgactgaccgctgtcacaaggagagggtcgtaaattgtcagcaggccccccggccagaagatgatgtaacacccctaagacctctgtatacttttgtatgaagcaccggactttgataaaagtcaggactgctgaccccacgtgacttttgcataacatctcagtgtataaaagtagaccatggaaaataaagaattgggatcagttcctcgaaagactggtctccccatgtctcgctctctctcactctggttgagtctccatctggagcgcggaacccaccatgcttactaattatgcctgggcttctaagatccgaccggggaggcctcagtgtctcctctccttcgggagaacggaaggacgcctgcggcctacgtaagtggtgcaaacttcttgtcttgaagttttattggtctcccgcgtaaaccaagctactcagcctcttttctccactgaattttcctactgagctatcctcattctattactctttgtatccttaattaaagtgtaattaagcagttgttccctgaccctcgcctatgccgtctctccttcgaataccctggatcagctgggataagataaaactatttttcttggggtcactggtagatggaaccaacgggcctttttgtcacaagcaccctgtaggtgtatgtttagtggcaagaataatttaatctcatattttggtaatattaatcctaattaactgatcatttaaagtctcatctactttaacaagagccgtCTGTCGTCTTAGTCAACTTTtgcttagaactggaattaggatcgctttttaagcaatcaaacaaaggctttaaatctgcagtagtcagttttaaatgtgggcgtatccaattaatgtctcctaataatttttggaaatcatttaaagttagtaaacaatctctccGCTTCAAAggggcagtttttaaaacttttggcagacTTAAATATGAGAAGCAGGTAAACAGGTGTtgtacaacatctttataagcttttcCACTTATCATTTTGTaacctaaatctggtctatagcttttcagatgacaagcaaccatctaatctttgcttgaatacttccagcaatggggaactcactactcttcaaggttttaaactctccctcacctttttttctacagcattcccaccctgcataccactttctctaatctcaccaactcattttcagtagtatgcgtgggccaggaactgggccagTTTTTTCCAGCAATGTTAAGAGATGTCTGTtcttgtgtctaatagccctgagattttattttcttgaattaaaagatcttttaaaggccttggagctgtaatttcctgcacccaaaaagcTAGATCACTAAATCCAAATACTCTGTGGCTCCTAGcctgagaagtcaagtttttttcctgtctgatactaaggtaaaaagcaaaaactgtgttactctttgacctttattaatttgcacagttttagTAGGTGGTGAggtcaaaactttaatttctcaatataattagaatctactacaccatgcaccaccgaaattttttgaaaagaaagcgagctacgccctagcacaagtcctacaatgccctcaggtagggggccggccactcccattggaattggagtaaccggcttgtcaggggttaatattgttgctaaatccccttaccgtttttctcttagcctgggtgagacccccctgagggggttttctccaaggagcacctttgcatattgtgcatgcagtctgttttaaaagctccactgtttaaaaaactttttatctttttcaggcttaggcaacactttgagaggctttgggggcaaagtggggaactcttgggccctggaaggcgcaaacggaggcggcggctATCGCcccaaatcagaaagtggtggataagttttttaaagtttgcGCAGAGGGGGAGGTAGCTCGCCAGGGCGTCTGGCCACAGTGTCCTGtaagtcctctcctctctcctctgctgattttttttttccttcttctctaaatctttctcaagttttctttccctcactctatcttttttccttcctcttctcttctcttttactttctatcatttccttcttgtttccctctttcattctccattcttccttcttactttctctctctctccccctctctttctctctgtatctctttttctaacttccttttttcctttttctatcttgctgcgttccctgattccttctttctccgttcctctctccttttcactctttagttcttttttttttaatctttagatctttttctattttctttccttttttctttttcacttttttctttttatttttctctctctctttttttttttgcttgggtgaggcccccctgagggggttttttgcaaggagcaggctctgtatattgtgtattctttaaaagctcctttgtttaaaagaaaacttttaatctttttcaaccctaggcaatgctctgggaggctttggatgtaaactggggaattcttaggccctgggaggtgcaagcggaggtggagtagtcgccttaaatcagaaattgttggataaatttttaaaggtttgtgtagagggagagggggctcaccagggcgcccggccgcagcgtcctgtaagccctctcactcctcgggaggtagagcacagtctccctccttttcctcatcaatggcagaaaatatgatctgtgcagaaggtggagacccactaccatccaccgcgATAGCCTCTCCCATAGGTTATCTcacagcctcatgacgagggtccagaacatttttaatcatatttataggataagtttttagttattttataccttcacccaagtatctaaattaacagtagcctctttaacagtttcaagattacttgtataaagagttgccattcttagtttcagtgttacccatgtcaggaaattaagtataatagaagatttTGCTTTCAGCTATCAAAAGATCAGGCCTTTCTTGTCAGCCTTTTTAGaaacctttttttctctctaactcttcaacactttcaacacttcccactcctccgccctgtctatcctacaggggggtccgcggcacccttgagtggggtcctagccgtcccgaacattggaagaacaatagggctgatgacccagattgttccggggggggggggggaacagcAGGCTGATGACCCAAAACTGTTCCGAGGGAGAAGCAgtagggctgatgacccaaactgctccgtgggggaacaagagggctgatgacccagttgttccgagaagGGGAGgcaatagggctgatgaccctaattgcaggCAGCTTACCTTGGAATAGcctgtctcgggcgccacctgccggggtccagccccagctgatccagggtattcgaaggagagacggcataggcgagggtcagggaacaactgcttaattacactttaattaaggatacaaagagtaatagaatgaggatagctcagtaggaaaattcagtggagaaaagaggctgagtagcttggtttacgcgggagaccaataaaacttcaagacaagaagtttgcaccacttacgtaggccgcaggcgtccttccgttctcccgaaggagaggagacactgaggcctccccggtcggatcttagaagcccaggcataattagtaagcatggtgggttccgcgctccagatggagactcaaccagagtgagagagagagagacatggggagaccagtctttcgaggaactgatcccaattctttattttccatggtctacttttatacactgagatgttatgcaaaagtcacgtggggtcagcagtcctgacttttatcaaagtccggtgcttcatacaaaagtatacagaggtcttaggggtgttacatcatcttctggccggggggcctgctgacaatttacgaccctctccttgtgacagcggtcagtcaaccaggacacttatttctccaggggtgattattcttaaaacagacgccacccaaataaagttacattcctatagggtgagggtgtagtgggttttagttaaggaaagaatttacttagcctaaggtctaacgtgattgatatcaaaggttaatacttatttcttttatatattcattaatgtgtgtaagggcaggggatatggagacttagcaacaaacattggctcaacaaatgaaaaaacccttcaccaatacaatttctaatcagcccattatacttatactaataattttctaacttctctaaggaacctgtttttagaaggtttaaagcatctcgtgcctgtcacagttgggaggctgtgagcaatcacatgtagccggacaagcctgtcaggcaggctagagaaccttcagaggagtttgtaggttaaaacactcctatcacgcccaggaattattattaactggagctctaagttaactccttctccgaaagaggtggtgggggacagccccccgtaaagccagaggtgtaggtgagagcacaaagtagtaaagtaggcaggctctggttatgggggtagatgctcgaggatttccagggggactcctgaggctcgatcccgcctttgcgtatgtcgagcctccttcctcatgacctttgccatgggcggagtgcctcacgccggaaccctggatcagctggggctggaccccggcaggttgccgtgcccttgttcaaaggatcttcacgacccaggaatcaaatctgtgtctctttcgtctcctgcaaggacaggcagattcttgccaTTAGCACCACTGGGAAACCCAGGGGAActaaaaggtacaaactattatgtataaaataagctacaaggatatattgcccAACCTGGGGGATAGAGCCAATATTGTcctataactataaatggagtataaccctTAAAATGTCAGTCACTATGTAATAtgcctgtaacatataatattgtatatcaactctacttcaacacaaaaattttaagaaatataaggaGAAAACATAAAACCATTGCACATTTGCTACTtcaaaacgaaaaaaaaaaaagaaaaaaacgaaaCTACCAGACCAGATTGAAGAGGGTAGAGGGCTCCAGGAAATTCATCTTCTGAAAGGTGAAATTAATAGAGAACATCTGGCACTGATGAATACATGGAGAGGAGATTGCGCGACTGGTGAAGAGAATGTGGTTGAACACATGATCTCTCAACTCACacgcggagaaggcaatggcaccccactccagtactcttgcctggaaaaatcccatggacggaggagcctagtgggctgcagtccatggggtcgctaagagtcagacacgactgagcgacttccctttcacttttcactttcatgcattggagaaggaaatggcaacccactccagtgttcatgcctggagaatcccagggatgggggagcctggtgggctgccgtctatgaggtcgcacagagtcggacatgactgaagtaacttagcagcagcagcagcaactcataCGTGCTCAATTGTGTGCAACTCTTGtggcttcatggactgtagcccaccaggctcctctgtccatggaattttccaggcaggattactgaagtgggttgccatttcctcctgcagaggatcttcccgatcccagaatcgaaccctcatctcctgtgtctcctgcttggtaggcagattctttaccactgagccacctggaaagcccaatggACATAGGAAATGTAGCAAACACAAAATCAGACCATTTTTTTCacctcagagaaaataaaaaagccatGTCAGAAGGAAAAGGCATTTGGTTTACAACAGAGTTCAGCTATAACATGTTTATGTAATCGTGATAATGTAAACAATAGCCCGGATCAAATCACAAGAAGCATATAGTGTTGATGGGAGGGAGAAGGGTGGGAGGGTGAGCCTGGGTGCCAGAGGTGCAGGGAGcaaggaggtggatgaaaatCTCCTTTTCAGTCATGGAAATTCAATGGACTAGATCTATAACTGAATAGTCCAGATGCAGCATTATTTTGTCAAGGTGTAATATAATGAATATTACTTAGAAATGAAGATACAAATGCCAAGATGATAAACTAGAAACGGTTTCCTCTAGGGGAAGGCTGATGGTAAGCAACCGATACTCTTCACAACATGCTTTGTAAAAGCATGTGACTTCTTAGTCTGTCTTCATGTATGAGtgagtgagagtc comes from Bubalus bubalis isolate 160015118507 breed Murrah chromosome 14, NDDB_SH_1, whole genome shotgun sequence and encodes:
- the LOC112578694 gene encoding antileukoproteinase — protein: MKSIGLIVFLVIFAFGFLMPWAVEGAPKEKGKRGACPFIRPAMCLVYEPPECHSDWQCPKRKKCCQDVCGIKCMDPVDTSKPVKVTPGRCPVVTGRCERRNPVDDCQNDSHCLNGFKCCRGPCGNSCVLPVKDSTFPGQKH